A single window of Flavobacteriales bacterium DNA harbors:
- a CDS encoding FKBP-type peptidyl-prolyl cis-trans isomerase gives MIACVAGMALMACNQEKEAPALDLNNQVDKVSYSLGVSIGNSLKQQGVTELKPEIIQMAFADVFQDKDLQVNVQDAETALQTYFMDQQRKKGEASAQKGEDFLTKNKTEDGVVTLPSGLQYKVLVEGNGAKPGPEDMVTTHYTGTLLDGTVFDSSVERGQPASFPVNGVIPGWTEALQLMPVGSKWKLWVPANLAYGERGAGGKIGPNETLVFELELLSIQQNPDAGK, from the coding sequence ATGATCGCATGCGTGGCCGGAATGGCACTGATGGCATGCAACCAGGAGAAGGAAGCACCTGCCCTGGACCTGAACAACCAAGTCGACAAGGTCAGCTATAGCCTTGGCGTCAGCATCGGAAACAGCCTGAAGCAACAGGGTGTAACCGAGCTGAAGCCGGAAATTATCCAGATGGCTTTTGCGGATGTATTCCAGGACAAAGACCTTCAGGTAAACGTACAGGATGCCGAAACCGCACTGCAAACGTACTTTATGGACCAGCAGCGCAAGAAGGGTGAAGCCAGCGCCCAAAAAGGTGAGGACTTCCTGACCAAGAACAAAACAGAAGACGGCGTGGTAACGCTTCCGAGCGGACTTCAATACAAAGTACTTGTTGAAGGAAACGGTGCAAAGCCAGGTCCGGAAGACATGGTAACCACACATTACACAGGCACCTTGCTGGACGGTACCGTGTTTGACAGCTCTGTGGAGCGCGGTCAGCCGGCATCATTCCCGGTAAACGGTGTGATCCCAGGCTGGACAGAAGCCCTGCAACTGATGCCCGTTGGTTCCAAGTGGAAGCTGTGGGTTCCTGCAAACCTGGCATATGGTGAGCGCGGCGCCGGCGGCAAGATCGGTCCGAACGAAACACTGGTGTTCGAACTGGAGCTTCTGAGCATTCAACAAAATCCTGACGCAGGGAAATAG
- a CDS encoding tetratricopeptide repeat protein, whose amino-acid sequence MRMILLTGGLVLAGFLQSFGQMSNVLSAYNYMQYGEWDKAKTAIDEAVTNSATAENPKAWNYRGQIYIMIMSTQETKPEVHIDDNPLDKAYESYRNTRKYDAKGRYKEDVEKGLENCRRAYFNKGAKEYNVKDYPGAFRDFSNAVDIADTLNVADTNAVYFAGVAAYNAQMYEEAVPVLKKAVNRNIKPESSWDLLSSSLLLSGDTAAWNQTVEEGLKKDPKNMRLLIQQVNYYLTKSMNNEARDKLKAAIELEPTNVVLYYNLGHVYDNLKDIPNAEKAYKKAIELKPDYLDAVYNLGAMYYNNAVAIRLAADELEGEAFEKEHVKENENLEKARTYLERAFAIDATDTNTLLSLKALYTRIGEKEKLADIEKRLE is encoded by the coding sequence ATGCGCATGATATTACTGACAGGTGGACTGGTTCTGGCCGGCTTCCTGCAATCATTCGGACAAATGTCGAACGTGCTTAGCGCCTACAACTACATGCAGTATGGTGAGTGGGACAAAGCCAAGACAGCCATCGATGAGGCGGTAACCAATTCCGCTACGGCTGAAAACCCGAAAGCGTGGAATTACCGCGGACAAATCTACATCATGATCATGTCAACCCAGGAAACAAAACCCGAGGTTCACATCGACGACAACCCGCTTGACAAGGCCTATGAATCTTACCGGAATACCCGCAAGTACGATGCAAAGGGCCGGTATAAAGAGGATGTGGAGAAGGGGCTTGAAAATTGCAGAAGGGCCTATTTCAACAAAGGTGCAAAGGAGTACAATGTCAAAGATTACCCGGGTGCATTCCGCGATTTTTCAAACGCGGTAGACATCGCCGACACATTGAATGTAGCGGATACCAATGCTGTATACTTTGCCGGAGTGGCCGCCTATAATGCCCAGATGTATGAAGAAGCGGTCCCTGTGCTAAAAAAGGCAGTTAACCGGAACATCAAACCGGAAAGCTCATGGGATCTGCTGTCATCATCCTTGTTGCTATCGGGCGACACAGCCGCATGGAATCAAACGGTGGAAGAAGGACTGAAAAAAGACCCCAAGAATATGCGCCTGCTCATCCAGCAGGTGAACTACTACCTGACCAAGTCGATGAACAATGAAGCACGTGACAAACTGAAGGCGGCCATTGAACTGGAGCCCACAAACGTCGTGTTGTATTACAACCTCGGTCATGTATACGATAACCTGAAAGACATACCCAACGCCGAAAAGGCTTACAAGAAAGCCATTGAGCTGAAGCCGGATTACCTGGATGCCGTTTACAACCTGGGCGCCATGTATTACAACAACGCAGTTGCAATCCGCCTGGCTGCAGACGAACTGGAAGGAGAGGCCTTCGAAAAAGAACACGTCAAGGAAAATGAAAACCTGGAAAAAGCCCGTACCTATCTGGAAAGGGCCTTTGCCATTGACGCAACCGACACCAATACCTTATTGTCACTGAAGGCACTGTATACCCGTATCGGTGAAAAGGAAAAGCTGGCGGACATTGAGAAGCGGCTGGAATGA
- the gyrA gene encoding DNA gyrase subunit A, with the protein MEGEGEKIVRINIEEEMKTAYIDYSMSVIVARALPDVRDGLKPVHRRILFGMQELGVLSNRPYKKSARIVGEVLGKYHPHGDTAVYDSMVRMAQTWSLRYPLVDGQGNFGSVDGDSPAAMRYTEARLRKIAEEMLSDLDKNTVDFQLNFDDSLQEPTVLPTRIPNLLVNGASGIAVGMATNMAPHNLTEVINATVAYIDNREITIDELMQHVKAPDFPTGGIIYGYEGVKDAFETGRGRVVLRGKTQFETLDNGKERIIVTEIPYQVNKAEMIKKTAELVNDKKIDGITDIRDESDRTGMRVVYELRRDVIPNVVLNKLFKYTPLQTSFGVNNIALVKGRPEMLNLKDQIRHFVDHRHEVVVRRTQYELEQAEKRAHILEGLLIAIDNLDEVIALIRGSHTPEEAKDGLMATFSLSEIQAKAILDMRLQKLTGLEREKVKEEHAELMKMIAHYKEILSREDLRMGIIKDELIEVRDKYGDERRTEIEYAGGDMRIEDMIADEAVVITISHLGYVKRTPLAEYRVQNRGGVGSRGSNTRDEDFLEHMFIATNHNYLLFFTEQGKCYWLRAFEIPEGNKTSKGRAIQNLVNIAPDDKVKAYINVKDLKDEEYINNNFIVMCTKMGVIKKTTLEAYSRPRQNGINAITVRDGDQLLEARLTNGTNEILIAVKTGRAIRFNEATVRPMGRNASGVRGIRLDGKKDEVIGMVCVENPTDTILVVSEKGYGKRSPIDDYRITNRGGKGVKTLNVTDKTGSLIAIKNVTEEHDLMVITKKGITIRTHVSDLRVMGRATQGVRLITLRDDEIAAVARVDVLEDEELPEGQEGEITASAETGDDAPDTNPDNNGDEPEATEE; encoded by the coding sequence ATGGAAGGAGAAGGCGAAAAAATTGTCAGAATCAATATAGAAGAGGAAATGAAGACCGCGTACATCGATTATTCGATGTCGGTCATTGTGGCACGTGCACTTCCGGACGTAAGGGACGGATTGAAGCCGGTGCATCGCCGCATCCTGTTCGGTATGCAGGAGCTGGGCGTTCTCTCCAACAGACCTTATAAGAAGTCGGCCCGTATCGTCGGGGAAGTACTCGGTAAGTACCACCCGCACGGTGACACCGCCGTGTACGACTCCATGGTGCGTATGGCCCAGACGTGGTCGCTGCGCTACCCGCTGGTAGACGGACAGGGAAACTTCGGTTCCGTTGATGGCGACAGTCCGGCAGCCATGCGTTACACCGAAGCGCGCCTTCGCAAGATTGCAGAGGAGATGCTGAGCGACCTGGACAAGAACACGGTCGACTTCCAGCTGAACTTTGATGACTCCCTCCAGGAGCCCACCGTACTCCCTACACGCATCCCAAACCTGCTGGTAAACGGCGCCTCCGGTATTGCTGTGGGCATGGCCACCAACATGGCCCCGCACAACCTGACGGAAGTGATCAATGCCACCGTGGCTTATATCGACAACCGCGAGATCACCATTGACGAACTGATGCAACACGTGAAAGCCCCTGACTTTCCAACAGGTGGCATTATCTATGGTTACGAGGGCGTCAAAGATGCTTTTGAGACAGGCCGTGGTCGCGTGGTGCTTCGCGGAAAAACACAGTTCGAAACGCTTGACAATGGCAAAGAACGCATCATCGTAACCGAGATCCCTTACCAGGTGAACAAGGCCGAGATGATCAAGAAAACGGCTGAGCTTGTAAACGACAAGAAGATCGATGGCATCACCGACATCCGCGATGAATCCGACCGCACAGGTATGCGCGTGGTATATGAACTGCGCAGGGACGTGATCCCGAATGTGGTGTTGAACAAATTGTTTAAGTACACCCCGCTGCAGACATCATTTGGTGTGAACAACATCGCACTGGTGAAAGGCCGCCCCGAAATGCTGAACCTGAAAGACCAGATCAGGCATTTCGTGGACCATCGCCATGAAGTAGTCGTACGCCGCACCCAATATGAATTGGAGCAGGCGGAAAAACGCGCCCACATCCTGGAAGGTTTGCTGATCGCCATCGACAACCTCGATGAGGTGATCGCACTCATCCGTGGTTCACATACCCCGGAAGAAGCCAAAGACGGATTGATGGCGACATTCAGTCTTTCCGAGATTCAGGCCAAAGCCATTCTCGACATGCGCCTGCAAAAACTGACAGGTCTTGAGCGCGAAAAGGTAAAGGAAGAACATGCCGAGCTAATGAAGATGATTGCGCATTATAAGGAAATACTCTCCCGTGAAGACCTTCGCATGGGCATTATTAAGGATGAGCTGATTGAAGTGCGTGACAAGTACGGAGATGAGCGCCGCACAGAAATCGAATACGCCGGCGGCGATATGCGCATTGAAGACATGATCGCTGATGAAGCCGTGGTCATCACCATTTCTCATCTCGGTTACGTGAAGCGTACCCCGCTTGCGGAATACCGGGTACAAAACAGGGGAGGTGTGGGTTCACGCGGCAGCAATACCCGCGATGAGGATTTCCTCGAACACATGTTCATCGCCACCAACCACAACTACCTGCTGTTCTTTACCGAACAAGGAAAATGTTACTGGCTGAGGGCTTTTGAAATTCCCGAAGGCAACAAGACTTCCAAAGGACGCGCCATCCAGAACCTGGTAAACATCGCACCCGATGACAAGGTGAAAGCCTACATCAATGTGAAGGACCTGAAGGACGAGGAGTACATCAACAACAATTTCATTGTGATGTGCACCAAAATGGGTGTGATCAAGAAGACAACCCTTGAGGCATATTCCCGTCCGAGACAAAACGGCATCAACGCCATCACCGTACGCGACGGTGACCAACTGCTGGAAGCACGCCTCACCAACGGCACCAACGAAATCCTGATCGCCGTGAAAACCGGCCGTGCCATCCGTTTCAATGAAGCCACCGTTCGTCCGATGGGCCGCAATGCCTCAGGTGTACGCGGTATTCGATTGGATGGAAAGAAAGATGAAGTGATCGGCATGGTGTGCGTCGAAAATCCGACCGATACCATCCTGGTGGTTTCCGAAAAAGGATATGGCAAACGTTCGCCCATCGACGATTACCGCATCACCAACCGCGGCGGTAAAGGGGTGAAGACATTGAACGTGACCGACAAAACCGGATCCCTGATCGCCATTAAGAACGTTACCGAAGAGCATGACCTGATGGTGATCACCAAGAAGGGTATTACCATCCGCACCCACGTGAGCGACCTGCGCGTGATGGGACGCGCCACACAAGGCGTGCGACTGATCACCTTACGTGACGATGAAATCGCTGCAGTGGCCAGGGTGGATGTGTTGGAAGACGAAGAACTACCGGAAGGACAGGAAGGCGAAATCACCGCCTCAGCCGAGACCGGCGACGATGCGCCGGACACCAACCCTGATAACAACGGGGATGAACCGGAAGCAACAGAAGAGTAA